ACAATATGCAGCCAAGATATTATTATCTCCATCAATAATTTGACTAATCGCTTCATCAGTCAAACGCTGGCATTTCGTTTTATATGTATATCTACTCTCTAACAAATATTTTCCATTACAAAAAAGCTTTAGCCAATCATCGCATACATAACGGACATAAATTTTATGATTCCTCAAAGCGTCTTTATTATCCACCTTGACATGCCTGCGGACATAAATATTTTCCGCTCCCCACAAGGTATGCGCCGGATAATACCCTTTTACCGGACCAAACGCTCCTTTCCCTTCACTCCACCAAGAATCGTCATACCTCCTCTGCTCCCATCCTTTTCCCGGAAACAAGAAAGAATATTTTCCCGTCCACCCGACAGTATCCTCCGAGAGAGGTGCTAAAGGAGATATACGTAAAGAATCACCTCCCATGAAACGATAAAGTATACCGTCTACACGTAAAATACCAGTTATCGGAAATGCCTCTCCGGTTCTCAACTGCGGATAACTTTTATTTAATGTATCCCCCGTTAATTGGAGACTTAAACTAGGGGTAACAGCCAACAGTGTATGTCTGGAAGGAGCAATAACAGACAGATGCGAAATCTTCTCATCCGGACAAGAGCAAGCATATACCAAAGAAATGATACCTAAGATGATAATCATTCTCCATGCCACGACAAACCTGATATACGTTCTTATTTCCATAGTTGACTCCCGTTTTCATAAATAAAAATTCTCTCGTCCTTTCCACGAGTATGGTTCCGTAAAAATAACAATGCATTTTCCGGAATATCCCGAAATACTAATGAGTCGGCAGTCGCCTTGATTTTTCCGGCAGACTTCCAATCTTTGTCACAATAAAACAGCTCATATACATCACCAGGCCGAACATAATTGTCCCTGTTGCGTGGAGTATAGACTATACGGTCTACTTTTACTTCTCTTCCTAAATCCAATCCCGCCCATCCACCAGTGGGTTTGGAATAATCAAAAGAAGTCCATGTTTTCCCGTCAAACACATTGGTATATTCATGCGTTCCGTCATGTTGGTAACATCCGGGAGTACCTATGATTTTCCCTGATAAAGCCACGGTATCATCCTTCTCATAAAAAGCGACTTCTGCAACATTACATGCGCCTTTGGGAGGACCAAAATATCGTAGATAACGATACCCTTTATCAGACCAACTTTTTACAGTTGTATTCAAACGATTAGGTATGCCCTGTATAATAAACAGTGTATCTTCATCCGAGAAATCAGAACGATTACTTCCAGTAAAAATCCCCCCTATCATTCTGTTTCTAAAACTATTTTCTTCTTTAAGATTAAACTTAGCATACAAAACCATATCTTGCGTCTTTTTCCCAATAGAATAATAGTGAGGGAAATTAGTTTCTTTATCCAGATAAAAAGGATCAGTCAAAAAACATAGTGTTCCATCCTCATAAGTAGCAACTCTCATAACTGAACCATTACGAACATATCGGAAAGCCAGACGACTGGCATCATAGACTGTCCAATCAATCGGAATCCAACGATCCCTATTACTAGCACATAAATAAGCAATTCTCCCACTCCTTTCATCCTTATATTGCTTTTCTAAAGGGATAACCAGTTCTTTTTGGTATGAATACGCATAATCAGAAGTAACATCTTCAAACTTGGGAATACGCCAAAATGAATACACTTCTTCTCCATACTGTGCCATTTGCTTGTGTAAGTCCCTATTCGCACTAAAAGTATTTCTGTATATCTTGGCGGCTCCCTCCTTTTGATACAGGGAACATTTGCGAACACGTATTAAATTCTTCATGAAGTCAGAGATATATCCTTCCCCATTTTTATCCCAAAGCATTACCCAAAAGTGACCGGCATTGCCATCACCACGTACAGGCAAGTAATCTATCGCGCTAGGAATACCTAAAGCACGGAATAAATAGACTGCGAAATCCGTCAACTCTCTGCAACTGCCAGACTGATATTGCACAAATTCAGGTCCTATGTGTCCGAAAGAAAAGGGAGCTATAGAAGTAAAGAATGTCTTTTTATCCGGCAATCTCGCCATTAAATACCTGGCTGCCACTAATGGATCTTCTTTATCCAAGGTGTCAGACATCCGCAATGAATCCAGCAATGAATTGTATTTCTTATAATATGTCTCACGCCAATAAGCTAACGGTTCATCACCGATTCGATAAGGCAACAAGTATTCGCAAAATATTTCAAATGAGATATTCTTTCCCCAAGGTTGTTCCTGCCAGACTTTGAATGCCCAATCAATGTTATGGCATAGATAAGCAGAATCTATTTCCATGATATCGCGTTTTTTCTGAGGTTCTTTCATTGGACCAAAAACTTTTTTGACTGAATCGGCAACTTGTTGCGCTGTTTTACCCTTACGTACTTTTAGCCAAGCATAATAAGACTTATAATTCTCTAATTGTTCTCCATAGGAATAGGTATAAAAAGGCATATTTTCTATCAGAAAGCAAGCAGCTTTATATTTCAAACTATCAGCAGGATTCTTTTGATAATGACAAAGCACCTTTTCCAACTCTTTTCGGTTGTTGTCAGCAGATTGCAAAGCAACTTCGAGAGGAGTTATCGTTTCCTCCCTAAATGCTATCCTGTCTATCATTTGCCATCCTAGCCAGACAAGTAGCACCAGAACTATAAGTTGGATATATCGTAAGTGCTTTATCATATTCCTATTCATTTTGCGTTTCCACTAATTTTCAAATGAAATAGAGAACCTTCTGCATTCCATTCATTAACAAAACTGGTTATTCTATCTTGTTCTGACTCTTTACCAGACAATAACAATATAGCAATAAATATCAAACTAACTAAACGTGTCATTATTTCAAATAGTATTTCAATATTACAGGATTATCATCTTCTTTTAATGCCTCCATTTTATGAATTTCTTCAGATGACATAAGATTGCGATCTACAACTTTACTAACAAAATCCGGCTGACAAATAGAGAGCAAAACATTATCTACTATACCAAAGCAAGGATACATGATAAAAGGTTCTCCTTCTTTACATAAATAACCTTGTTGGTTCTATAAAATAAAGACGAATCATTCGTTTCGAGAGGAACAAGTTCTATTTTCTCCAAGAAAGACGAAGCATCCCGTATAGTCTCATGTACATCAACCGGTATTATTTCGATTTCTTCCGATAGTTTTTTATGACTATCAGAACAAGCGCAAGCAACGATTAATAAAATTATTACACTTATTTTTCTCATTATACTTATTCTTTAATATTAGAGATTGTATTGTCTTACATGAGTCGTATGTACTTCCACTGAATCTATTCCCACTGTGGCAATGGAAAATGCACAAGAACCGGATCTAAATCACAGACAATAGCATACATTGTTTTCCCATCTTTTGCCACACATATTTGTTTCAACATCTTATCGCTTTTTATCATCGCAATTTTATCACCATTCCAATTATACACATATATCATATCACCTGAAAATGACGCCAAAGCATTCTGACGGAATTTTTTTCCGGAATACAATAGGTACACATAATCTTCCGAGCATGTAGCCCACAAATAAACGAGTGGTGAATCTCTCGAGGCACCCGAATAATCTGTCGGATTATTTCTATACTCATAGTCCGGATAAGTAACAATAGTTTCCTTTCGCAAATGTAGAGAATCGTTTTCTAATTGATAGAAAGACAGCATATCCGCTGACATAAGATAAGCAACGAATTTCGTTCTTGAAGGAGAGGACGCTATACCAAACATATAAGCCTGCGAACGAACAATACCGGAAACAGTCTTTTCATCCTTATCCCTATAAGGCCATTCCCCAAGCGTACTATGCACCTGTCCATTGGAATCCAACACACAATACCTGTATTTTTCATAAATACCAGGAGCTATAAACTTCCCGTTAGCCATAGGATGAACTTCAAGTGGCAATCCACTGTCTATGCGAAAAGCAGGAGTAAACCGCACAGTGCCTGCGGTTGTTGAATTTGTATAATAAAACTTTTTTCTATTTATATCGTAAAATGAAAACGAACTTTCATTATGTGATTCTAAAGAAGAAAGTACAGTAAATTCAGATGGACCTTGCCCACGCATAGCAGCCTTTCCTAAATATTTTCCGGATTTTACATCAAAAAAAAGCAACATGGAATCAGACTTAGCATCCATAACCGCTAAAATTGAGTCTGATAATGCCATCTCTCTTGGGCTTCCTATTATATAATTATCCTCACAAATAATAGGTTGGCAGATGATATTCTCCACCCGAATAGTCTCCTGGTTACTTGAGCGACAAGATAATAGAAGAAGTATCAATATTCCCCCTAATAGTGGCATTTTATTCTTTGTATCTATCATATCTATATCAATTTTTAAGCTAACGGTTCATCATCAATTCGGTAAGGTAACAAGTATTCACAAAATGTTTCGAATGAAATGCTATCCTCCTATCATTTGCCATCCTAGCCAGACAAGTAGCACCAAAACGATAACCCAAATGCTTCATCAAACTTCTTGTTATTTACTCATTTCGCGGTTCCACTAATTTTCAAATGAAATGGAGAATCTTCTGCATTACAATACACGGTAATCGTTTTATTGAAATGTTCAGGTCGTTCTGCCTTATATTTCACCTTCACTTTCAAATTTCCACTTGGTTGAATAGGTTCTTTAGAATATTCCACTGTAGTACAGCCACAAGAAGTATAAATTTCTTCTACAACAAACGGATTATCACCTGAATTAGTAAATGAAAATTCAACTAGTTGCTCTTGCTTCCAATCAAAAATCCCCATATTCAATTGGGAGGTAGATAAAACAGCCGTTGTAAGTAATTTATCATCAACCTTTGCTGAATGACTCTTTCCTGTAATAATAGCTAGATAAAGCTCTCTTATCTTGGGATTATGAACGGGATTGCCAATAGCAACCACTTTATTTTTTTTATTCAATAAAAATGTCTGAAACATCATTTCAGTTGGAATATGATTTAATATATTCAACGAATCTTGTTCATCTATACAAACTGGATATTTAAAACGGTCAGTTACTAAGATGTTAGATATTTCTGTTTTATTTTTAGGAAAAAAGAAGAATAGAAATTGAACTGAATTAGAAGCCAATGAATCAACTTGCGACATAAAGCTTTTCCATGCAGGTAAACGCAATTTACAACTCGTACAACCTACTGAATCAACATAAACTACAACTTTATATTGACTCTGGCTTGAAACAGAATAGTCTACAGAATCCTTCCCGTTAATGGTAAAATAAAGTTCTGAAGGAAATATTAATTCTTTAGAGTTCCAATTTTGCAATACATTTAGGGCATGTTCTCGTTTATTATCTTTACATGACACTAAAAATAATAGTAAGATGGCAATTATATATTTCATATTCTTAAAGAAACCATTAAAATTATTTTTTCAACAACACCGAAGTTTCAGGAAATTCACCAAGGAACTTATACCAATCAGGTTCATATTTTATTTACGATTTAAAGATAATAATCAAAACGCTACTAAATAAGACCACTTAAATCCAAATAAGCAAATTGCATATCATCATCTAAACTCATTATGATTCGGTTATTCTTTTCATCATAACAAAAATTTAATATTTGACATTTAGTTTCTATAGTCTGAATGTAATTACCATTCATATCAAAAACTAAAAATTTAGTCGGACGATCTACTTTCATTCCACCAGAGCCACTATTATAAAAAGTCTCCTTACCTGAATAAAGCGCAACTATTTTATCTTTACAATAGGCTACTCCACCATAAAAACTAACTCTATTTGTTGATTTATCCCATTCCGGACCGTATATATTGTATCTTAAATTTCCGTTGAGATCACAAATCGTCATTAAATCATGATACAAATAGCATTCTACATAGCATCCACCCTTTATTGATAAATCAAAATCAACACGTTTCTTCTTTATATCAGGATGTTCATAAAGCATATTATCCATTTCTCCGGTTTTCATATTCCATTTAGTTATATTTTCATTATAACCTGAATTTCCTGTTGGTTTTATTATTAAAGCAAGATATAAAGAATCATTTATAGATTTATATTTATTAGGAAATGATCTTTCTGCCATTTTCGCTTTTACGGTTGGCTTATACAATGAATCTGAAAGAATACAATCTATATCATAAGCAAATATCTTTTGTTTACCATGATCCGATATACAAAATATGTGACTCATTCCATCTGTTCCAATATATCCCATATTAGTTATTTCATCAGGACCTTCACCTCTACTCAGTACACTTGTCAAATAGCTAAAATCATTCTTATTAAATATATGAATCAAATTATCTTGTGATTTAACATCACCTATTATTAAATACTCACCGACTATACATAATGGGCTTATTGGACCTATTAAAACATCATTAATTGCAATTTCTTTCACTCTATCTTGAACATCCAAAATATTTGCACGTTTATTTTGATATACTTCAGTCTTTGAATTTTGTGCACAACTCCAACAAACAGTTAGAAGCAAAATGTATAAAATTTCCCTCATAATATAACCTTTGGATTAATATTTATAAATTTCATTGCCCTCTTCGACATTAATTTAGCTATTCCCACTGTGGCAATGGAAATTGCACAAGAACCGGATCTAAATCGTAAGCAATAGCATACATTGTTTTTCCGTCTTCTGCCAAACATATTTTCCCTAACATTTTATCACTCTTGAGCATTGCTATTTTATTACCATTCCATGTATACACATATATCACATTTCCCGAAAATGAAGCCAAAGCATCTTGACGAAAGTTTTTTCCAGAATATAGTACATATACATAGTTTTCCGAACAAGTAGCACATAAATAATTTATTGGTGAATCCTTAGAAGCCCCTGAATAAACTGTCGGACTATTTCTATACTCATAGTCTGGATAAGTGAGAATAGTCTCTTTTAGCAAATGCACCGAATCGTTTTCTAATTGGTAGAAAGACAGTATATCCGCAGACAAAAGAGAAGCGATAAATTTCGTTTTAGAAGGAGAAGGCGCTATACCAAACATATAAGCCTGTGAACGAACAATGCCAGACACTTTCTTTTCATCCTCATCCCTGTAAGGCCATTCTCCAAATGTATTATGTACCTGCCCACTTGAATCCAGCACACAATACCTATATTCTTCATAAATACCAGGAGCTATAAACTTTCCGTTAGCCATAGGATGAACCTCAAGTGGCAATCCACTATCAACACGAAAAGCGGGGATAAATTGCACACCATCACCCATTACTGAATTAGTATAATAAAACGTTTTTTTATTAATATCGTAAAATGAAAAAGAACCTCCACCGTGCGATTCTAAAGAAGAAAGTACAGTAAATTCAGAAGGTCCTTGCCCACGTATACCAGCCTTTCCTAAATATTTTCCAGATTTTACATTAAAAAAAAGCAACATGGAATCAGACTTAGCATCCATAACCGTTAAAATTGAGTCTGATAATGCCATCTCTCTAGGACCTCCTATTATATAATTATCCTCACAAATAATAGGTTGGCAGATGATATTCTCCACCCGAATAGTTTCCTGGTTACTTGAACGACAAGATAATAGAAGAAATATCAATATTCCCCCTAATAGTGGCATTTTATTCTTTGTATCTAGCATATCTATATCAATTTTTAAGCTAACGGTTCATCATCAATTCGGTAGGGTAACAAGTATTCACAAAATGTTTCGAATGAAATGCTATCCTGCCTATCATTTGCCATCCTAGCCAAACAAGCAGTACCAAAACTATAAGTTGGATATATCCCAAATGCTTCATCAAACTTCTTGTTAATTACTCATTTCGCGTTTCCACTAATTTTCAAATGAAATGGAGAATCTTCTGCATTACAATACACAGTTATAGTCTTATTAAAATATTCAGGACGCTCCGCCATATAGTTCACTTTCAGAATTAAATTCTTCTCCGGTTGCACTGGCACTTTTGAATATTCTACAGTTGTACAGCCACAAGAAGTTATTACATTATCCACTACTAATAATTCCTGTCCAATATTAGTTAGAATAAATTCACAAGATTTTTGTTTTTTCCAATCAAACGCTCCCAAATCTATACACCATTTATCTATCATAACTTTTGTTTGCTTCTTATCTTCTGCCTCAGAAATCTTTTGCTTATCAAAAATTATATTCATATATAATTCTTTTATTTTAGGATTATGCATTGGATTACCTATAGCCAAAACCTTATTATGTTCATCTAACAAAAATGTGTGTAACATTGCATTGGCAGGAAAGTGATTCAATTTATTTAGAGAGTTATTCTTATCAATACAAACCGGAACATTAAAATTTTGTCTTTGCAACAACAATAATAAATCCGTTTCATCTTTAGGATGCACAAAAAATAAGAAAGAGACTTTGTTATCAGATATAGAATCTATTTGTTTCATCCATTCCTTCCATTGCGGTAATCTCAAATTACACCCCACACACCCTATAGAATCAGTATAAACTAAAATCTTGTATCCACTCTTAGGTATTGAATTATAAATAGAATCTTTACCTAATCGTGTAAAAACATAGCCACTATCAAATTTTATTTCGCTATTCGTCCATTCTTTAACCACATTAGCTATTTCAACATTTACTTTCTTTTGGCATGAATGAAAGCTCATTAATGCAGCAAATATGTTTATATATAATATAACTTTCAGCATATTTTATAAATCAAGATTATTGATAGAGAAAAAATAAACAGCAGGATCTAAATTCTCCGCTAATCCCAAACAATAAAGTTTCCCATCTTCTTTTCTGTAAGTTATAGATCTAAGCTGTCTATCTACATTCAAAATTTTCACAGGATTACCTTCCCAATCAAAAACCAGTATTTTCTTACAGAAAAATATATCATCTCCTTTTTTAACCGCATCTTCTATTTTATTCTCATTATAAAGAGCATAAATATACTTCCCATCTGATGTAACCGAAGAAACACTAAGCTTTGTATTTAAGGCTAAAACACCAGAATTTCGTTCAGACGACTTACTATAAACAGGTAAATTAACAACAGAAGATTTCACTAAATAGATGTTATTTGGATTTGAGTAGTTATAAATTTCCATTATATCACCATATACAGAAAACCACGCTAATTTTTTATTTTCAAATGAAACCAAAGAGGGTCCCTGCAAAGATTGTGATAAAACTTGCGGTAAAATATCATCAACTTTCGGCATTTCTCCTAAAGAAACAAAATTGTCATCATGTTTGACGACAAAACGAGCAGAATCCCCAACTATCATATAAAAAGCAAGATTATCATCATAAGCCAAAGAACTAACATTATAAGATGATGGTAAAGAGTCTTTTTCTATTGTTTCCGACAAATCATTAATAGAAAACAAAAAGATAGATTGGGACATCACATCATGTGCATAAAAACTATTATCATTATTCAATTGTCCTAAAGTCTGTATATTAATAGCTTCATTTACTCCTTGACCTTTTCGTAAAAATCGTTTAAAGGCATGGGTCTTAAAATTATAAGAAGATAACAAATAAGGTAACTTAGGCTCAGAAAAAATCAAATAATCACCTGCTGAAATAAAAATATCCGGTGACATTAATGAATCTATTATTACATTATTAAAGGGTAATAAAGTTATATCTTCTTTTTTTTCAAAAAGCTCTAAAAAAGTTATTTCTTTTGTGTTCTTACAAGAAAAAAAACTTAACAGCAATATGATTATAAATAGATTTTTCATACAAGTTTATTTATTTCATTCTTTACTTAAATCCCGATTATAAGGGAATTAGCCTATATAAACAAAGCAACTTCATATCAACTAATTCCCTTCATTTTAACTACTTATTCCAAGTACATTCCACGTAAGGAGCCTTTACATCATCCTTACAACTGCCCCAAAGAGCAGCGCAACACTTTATAGTTACGCCACCTTCTCCGCTATTAGCCAAAGCTTCAATATTACTTAAAGCCAAGTCCGACAACTTTACATTATTATTCTGTGAAGTATATATATTATATCCCGCAACAGCAGCAATAGCAACAACGGCAATAATGCCCATTACTTTCTTTTTCATTTTGTAGTTTTTTAAATTGTACTTTTCGTTTTTCTTCTGTATCTATCATTTCAACAGAATAGCAATAGTTTGCTACATTAATTTTTTATTCTTATGTTTGTATCTAAATAACCTCCTTTCTTTTTAGGGGTTAAGGAGCAGATGATATGTAAGCAAATCCGCCAAGATGAACAAACGCATCATTCTGCTCCTTTAATCATGTTAATTCTCTCATACGCTACCAAAACAAAACTTTAGTATTGGCTGATCGCTATTTACATCTGTCGCCATTATCGTTTTAGTAGCTTCATCTACCCAAATACCATATATATAATGATCGAGCACATACTTATACAGCGGTTCTCCTTTCAAGCTAAATACATAAATGTACTTTCCGCCGTCAGGAAGTTTTCCACTTTGCCTTGCTATCTCTTTAAAGGGCGTCCCATGAAACACCGCATAAATGGCACTATCCGTTACTTGAACATCACTGAATCCCATGATGCCTGTTGGTATACCATATCCATCGGATACTTTGAATTCAGGTTCGTCATGCTCACCGATACGAACAACATGAGTACTGTCTTTCAAGTTATAAACTTCAACCACCTCTCCCAGTTGAGTGACAGCAGCTAAAACGCCATTATGGGGATTATAATCTAAAAAGCTACGCCATGCCTGCGCTAATGCCGGACGGGCTTCTTGCAAAACTTTCTCATTCGCTGTAGGTATAGCGCCTATCTTCTCTATAAGTTTACCTTCGCAACTAACCTTTAAGAAACGACTCTCACCTGAATAGTCAGGAATGACAAATGTCGTATCATTATATATGGCAAAATCAAGCGGTCGAAGTATATCTTCATCCAATGTTACCGTTTCCTCACGAAGCAGTGAATCACCGGATGAAGAAAAATCTAACCTAGTTAATTCGCTTTTGTTGGCATCTAAAGTCCATAATTCATGGTTATACAAACGGAAGTTCTCCATTGACAACATTTCCGTTGGAGAATCGCCTCGCCTGCCAAAAGAGGATAGATACTGGAAACTTGGGTATTGAAATAAGTGCCCATAATAATCGGAACCATGTAAATCCATCACAATGGCTTTATCTCCTTCTATCCGTATCCGAAAAGGATAGCGGAACAAGGCTGTATCAAGCTCTATTACTTCTCCTTCCAGTTCTTTCTCTTGTGGAAATCTGGAATAAGGTAATACATTACCTACATATTCCTTATGTTTATGGTCACAAGAGATAAACAAGAAAAAAGAAAGAAACAGGAGACTTACATTATTTTTCAA
The Bacteroides caecimuris DNA segment above includes these coding regions:
- a CDS encoding BF3164 family lipoprotein is translated as MLDTKNKMPLLGGILIFLLLSCRSSNQETIRVENIICQPIICEDNYIIGGPREMALSDSILTVMDAKSDSMLLFFNVKSGKYLGKAGIRGQGPSEFTVLSSLESHGGGSFSFYDINKKTFYYTNSVMGDGVQFIPAFRVDSGLPLEVHPMANGKFIAPGIYEEYRYCVLDSSGQVHNTFGEWPYRDEDEKKVSGIVRSQAYMFGIAPSPSKTKFIASLLSADILSFYQLENDSVHLLKETILTYPDYEYRNSPTVYSGASKDSPINYLCATCSENYVYVLYSGKNFRQDALASFSGNVIYVYTWNGNKIAMLKSDKMLGKICLAEDGKTMYAIAYDLDPVLVQFPLPQWE
- a CDS encoding BF3164 family lipoprotein — its product is MKNLFIIILLLSFFSCKNTKEITFLELFEKKEDITLLPFNNVIIDSLMSPDIFISAGDYLIFSEPKLPYLLSSYNFKTHAFKRFLRKGQGVNEAINIQTLGQLNNDNSFYAHDVMSQSIFLFSINDLSETIEKDSLPSSYNVSSLAYDDNLAFYMIVGDSARFVVKHDDNFVSLGEMPKVDDILPQVLSQSLQGPSLVSFENKKLAWFSVYGDIMEIYNYSNPNNIYLVKSSVVNLPVYSKSSERNSGVLALNTKLSVSSVTSDGKYIYALYNENKIEDAVKKGDDIFFCKKILVFDWEGNPVKILNVDRQLRSITYRKEDGKLYCLGLAENLDPAVYFFSINNLDL
- a CDS encoding NVEALA domain-containing protein is translated as MKKKVMGIIAVVAIAAVAGYNIYTSQNNNVKLSDLALSNIEALANSGEGGVTIKCCAALWGSCKDDVKAPYVECTWNK
- a CDS encoding DUF1573 domain-containing protein; amino-acid sequence: MLKVILYINIFAALMSFHSCQKKVNVEIANVVKEWTNSEIKFDSGYVFTRLGKDSIYNSIPKSGYKILVYTDSIGCVGCNLRLPQWKEWMKQIDSISDNKVSFLFFVHPKDETDLLLLLQRQNFNVPVCIDKNNSLNKLNHFPANAMLHTFLLDEHNKVLAIGNPMHNPKIKELYMNIIFDKQKISEAEDKKQTKVMIDKWCIDLGAFDWKKQKSCEFILTNIGQELLVVDNVITSCGCTTVEYSKVPVQPEKNLILKVNYMAERPEYFNKTITVYCNAEDSPFHLKISGNAK
- a CDS encoding 6-bladed beta-propeller codes for the protein MREILYILLLTVCWSCAQNSKTEVYQNKRANILDVQDRVKEIAINDVLIGPISPLCIVGEYLIIGDVKSQDNLIHIFNKNDFSYLTSVLSRGEGPDEITNMGYIGTDGMSHIFCISDHGKQKIFAYDIDCILSDSLYKPTVKAKMAERSFPNKYKSINDSLYLALIIKPTGNSGYNENITKWNMKTGEMDNMLYEHPDIKKKRVDFDLSIKGGCYVECYLYHDLMTICDLNGNLRYNIYGPEWDKSTNRVSFYGGVAYCKDKIVALYSGKETFYNSGSGGMKVDRPTKFLVFDMNGNYIQTIETKCQILNFCYDEKNNRIIMSLDDDMQFAYLDLSGLI
- a CDS encoding BF3164 family lipoprotein, whose translation is MIDTKNKMPLLGGILILLLLSCRSSNQETIRVENIICQPIICEDNYIIGSPREMALSDSILAVMDAKSDSMLLFFDVKSGKYLGKAAMRGQGPSEFTVLSSLESHNESSFSFYDINRKKFYYTNSTTAGTVRFTPAFRIDSGLPLEVHPMANGKFIAPGIYEKYRYCVLDSNGQVHSTLGEWPYRDKDEKTVSGIVRSQAYMFGIASSPSRTKFVAYLMSADMLSFYQLENDSLHLRKETIVTYPDYEYRNNPTDYSGASRDSPLVYLWATCSEDYVYLLYSGKKFRQNALASFSGDMIYVYNWNGDKIAMIKSDKMLKQICVAKDGKTMYAIVCDLDPVLVHFPLPQWE
- a CDS encoding BF3164 family lipoprotein, translating into MLLGDIVLKNNVSLLFLSFFLFISCDHKHKEYVGNVLPYSRFPQEKELEGEVIELDTALFRYPFRIRIEGDKAIVMDLHGSDYYGHLFQYPSFQYLSSFGRRGDSPTEMLSMENFRLYNHELWTLDANKSELTRLDFSSSGDSLLREETVTLDEDILRPLDFAIYNDTTFVIPDYSGESRFLKVSCEGKLIEKIGAIPTANEKVLQEARPALAQAWRSFLDYNPHNGVLAAVTQLGEVVEVYNLKDSTHVVRIGEHDEPEFKVSDGYGIPTGIMGFSDVQVTDSAIYAVFHGTPFKEIARQSGKLPDGGKYIYVFSLKGEPLYKYVLDHYIYGIWVDEATKTIMATDVNSDQPILKFCFGSV
- a CDS encoding DUF1573 domain-containing protein → MKYIIAILLLFLVSCKDNKREHALNVLQNWNSKELIFPSELYFTINGKDSVDYSVSSQSQYKVVVYVDSVGCTSCKLRLPAWKSFMSQVDSLASNSVQFLFFFFPKNKTEISNILVTDRFKYPVCIDEQDSLNILNHIPTEMMFQTFLLNKKNKVVAIGNPVHNPKIRELYLAIITGKSHSAKVDDKLLTTAVLSTSQLNMGIFDWKQEQLVEFSFTNSGDNPFVVEEIYTSCGCTTVEYSKEPIQPSGNLKVKVKYKAERPEHFNKTITVYCNAEDSPFHLKISGTAK
- a CDS encoding transglutaminase domain-containing protein produces the protein MIKHLRYIQLIVLVLLVWLGWQMIDRIAFREETITPLEVALQSADNNRKELEKVLCHYQKNPADSLKYKAACFLIENMPFYTYSYGEQLENYKSYYAWLKVRKGKTAQQVADSVKKVFGPMKEPQKKRDIMEIDSAYLCHNIDWAFKVWQEQPWGKNISFEIFCEYLLPYRIGDEPLAYWRETYYKKYNSLLDSLRMSDTLDKEDPLVAARYLMARLPDKKTFFTSIAPFSFGHIGPEFVQYQSGSCRELTDFAVYLFRALGIPSAIDYLPVRGDGNAGHFWVMLWDKNGEGYISDFMKNLIRVRKCSLYQKEGAAKIYRNTFSANRDLHKQMAQYGEEVYSFWRIPKFEDVTSDYAYSYQKELVIPLEKQYKDERSGRIAYLCASNRDRWIPIDWTVYDASRLAFRYVRNGSVMRVATYEDGTLCFLTDPFYLDKETNFPHYYSIGKKTQDMVLYAKFNLKEENSFRNRMIGGIFTGSNRSDFSDEDTLFIIQGIPNRLNTTVKSWSDKGYRYLRYFGPPKGACNVAEVAFYEKDDTVALSGKIIGTPGCYQHDGTHEYTNVFDGKTWTSFDYSKPTGGWAGLDLGREVKVDRIVYTPRNRDNYVRPGDVYELFYCDKDWKSAGKIKATADSLVFRDIPENALLFLRNHTRGKDERIFIYENGSQLWK